A genome region from Arachidicoccus soli includes the following:
- a CDS encoding AAA family ATPase, which translates to MGPRQSGKTTLVRAVFDSKVYVSLENLDIRLFAREDPRGFLANYPDGAILDEVQHVPILFSYLQQILDESNTSGLFILTGSNNFLLQENISQSLAGRVGYLHLLPLSIEEIGEKEDNINRLLLKGGYPYLYSTDVVDLTQ; encoded by the coding sequence ATTGGTCCCAGGCAGTCCGGGAAAACTACTTTAGTAAGAGCCGTTTTTGACAGTAAGGTTTATGTTAGCCTGGAAAACCTAGACATACGATTGTTTGCAAGAGAAGACCCTCGCGGTTTTTTAGCTAATTACCCCGACGGCGCCATTCTGGATGAGGTGCAACATGTTCCTATATTGTTCTCCTATTTACAACAAATTTTGGATGAAAGCAATACATCCGGATTGTTTATACTTACGGGCTCAAATAACTTTCTGTTGCAGGAAAATATTTCTCAAAGCCTTGCAGGCAGAGTCGGTTATTTGCACTTGTTGCCGTTAAGCATTGAAGAGATTGGAGAGAAGGAAGATAATATTAACCGGTTGCTCTTAAAAGGTGGATATCCTTATTTGTATAGCACTGATGTAGTGGACTTAACCCAATAA